The following proteins come from a genomic window of Proteinivorax hydrogeniformans:
- a CDS encoding ROK family glucokinase, translated as MATKKSIGIDLGGTNIACALVEDGKLLHKVSIPTRAKEGKEYVFNAIFEAIESILAQTNTSKEEVEGIGIGVPGLVDIDRGVVKLAPNLFWEHVPVKEIIEKKFKLPVAVDNDANAAALGEVLNGAGKGNNDVVCITIGTGIGSGLIINGKIHHGLNGGAGEFGHVTVKEDGPLCNCGNQGCLETLTSATAIANEGMKILKASKTSILAQFVTEGQPLGAKEVFLAAEKGDKECKEVIEQACKSLGMALANVVNLLNPQQIIVGGGVSHAGDALFRPLTKWINHYSLDILNKDLSVDPAQLGNDAGIVGAAGLIN; from the coding sequence TTGGCAACAAAAAAAAGTATAGGGATAGACTTAGGAGGCACTAATATTGCCTGCGCTTTAGTTGAAGACGGAAAATTATTACATAAAGTCTCAATACCGACAAGGGCAAAAGAAGGAAAAGAGTATGTATTTAATGCTATCTTTGAAGCGATAGAATCTATCTTAGCACAAACCAATACAAGCAAAGAAGAAGTTGAAGGTATAGGGATAGGGGTACCCGGCCTTGTTGACATTGACAGAGGTGTGGTTAAATTGGCTCCAAACCTATTTTGGGAGCACGTACCGGTAAAAGAGATAATCGAAAAAAAGTTTAAGCTTCCGGTCGCGGTTGATAACGATGCTAATGCTGCCGCATTAGGTGAAGTTTTAAATGGAGCAGGCAAAGGAAATAATGACGTGGTTTGTATCACAATCGGCACAGGTATTGGCTCGGGGTTAATAATAAATGGGAAAATACACCATGGACTAAATGGAGGAGCGGGAGAGTTTGGACATGTTACCGTTAAAGAAGATGGTCCCTTATGCAACTGTGGGAATCAGGGATGCTTAGAAACTCTTACCTCTGCTACAGCCATTGCAAATGAAGGCATGAAAATACTAAAAGCAAGCAAAACTAGCATATTAGCTCAGTTTGTCACCGAAGGTCAACCTCTAGGAGCTAAAGAGGTTTTTTTAGCTGCTGAAAAGGGAGATAAAGAGTGTAAAGAAGTTATCGAACAAGCTTGTAAAAGTTTAGGCATGGCCCTTGCAAATGTAGTTAACCTTTTAAACCCTCAGCAGATTATTGTTGGTGGCGGGGTATCTCATGCTGGGGATGCACTCTTTAGGCCTTTAACTAAATGGATTAATCATTATAGCTTAGATATATTAAACAAAGATCTTTCTGTAGATCCAGCTCAACTTGGTAATGACGCCGGGATTGTTGGAGCAGCAGGATTAATTAACTAA
- a CDS encoding glutamate-cysteine ligase family protein gives MDIKMQQDRFMDVLKKGESSCQQIGIELEHIVVDNNFNTVNYYQQNGIQDILKQLLPLGYNGDYYEEYLVGLTKDNFTITLEPGGQLEISIRQSNSLTEIKGTYLQFITDISPILAENNQHLLAIGYQPKTSIADIPFNPKPRYEQMANYFLKKGTMAHNMMKGTAAIQVSIDYTCESDFIKKLKVANFLTPLFAILTDNSPCFEGNRYKMHSVRTEIWQNTDNDRSGIIPFKKGEVFGYQAYANYLLNVPPICVLQNGDLNFYDGKKTKEILDPKTYTEEEVEHIMGMVFPDNRAKKYIEIRSADSIPYPLSFGFAAFIKGIFYNQDAVEYFWDLAKPVCSEDIEKTKAELKWKGYNAKIVGTSLGQLAEKAYRYALDGLDKEEIQYLNSMKMMIDKRQNPKMFMEQFLDKHGQAAFKSCAVTPETFHKDVLENIGLCCND, from the coding sequence TTGGATATCAAAATGCAACAAGATCGATTTATGGACGTGCTAAAAAAAGGTGAAAGTTCTTGCCAACAAATAGGGATAGAACTAGAGCATATCGTAGTGGATAATAACTTTAACACAGTCAACTACTATCAACAAAACGGTATACAGGACATACTTAAGCAGTTGCTGCCACTAGGATATAACGGTGACTATTATGAAGAATACTTAGTGGGGCTGACAAAAGATAACTTTACCATCACTTTAGAGCCAGGTGGACAGTTAGAAATCAGTATTAGACAAAGTAATAGTTTAACTGAAATAAAAGGAACGTATCTTCAATTTATTACTGACATATCACCTATCCTGGCGGAAAACAACCAACACTTATTGGCTATAGGATACCAACCAAAAACTTCAATTGCAGACATTCCTTTTAATCCCAAACCAAGATATGAGCAGATGGCGAATTATTTTTTGAAAAAAGGAACAATGGCTCACAACATGATGAAGGGTACCGCTGCAATACAGGTTAGTATAGACTACACATGTGAATCAGATTTTATAAAAAAACTTAAAGTAGCTAACTTTTTGACGCCTTTATTTGCCATCCTGACCGATAACTCACCGTGCTTTGAAGGTAACAGGTACAAAATGCATAGCGTTAGAACAGAAATCTGGCAAAATACCGACAATGATAGAAGTGGTATAATTCCTTTTAAAAAGGGAGAAGTATTTGGATACCAGGCTTATGCAAATTACCTTTTAAACGTACCTCCAATCTGTGTTTTGCAAAATGGAGATCTAAACTTTTATGATGGTAAAAAGACAAAGGAAATACTAGACCCTAAGACTTACACTGAAGAAGAGGTAGAACACATCATGGGGATGGTATTCCCTGATAATAGGGCTAAGAAATACATTGAGATAAGGTCTGCAGATTCTATACCTTATCCGCTAAGTTTTGGATTTGCTGCCTTCATTAAGGGTATTTTTTATAACCAGGATGCTGTTGAATATTTTTGGGATTTAGCTAAGCCGGTATGCAGCGAAGATATCGAAAAAACTAAGGCTGAGCTTAAGTGGAAGGGTTATAATGCCAAAATTGTTGGAACAAGTTTAGGTCAGTTAGCTGAAAAAGCATACAGATATGCTTTAGATGGTTTAGATAAAGAAGAAATCCAGTATTTAAACTCCATGAAAATGATGATAGATAAAAGGCAAAACCCTAAGATGTTTATGGAACAGTTTTTAGATAAGCATGGCCAAGCAGCTTTTAAGAGCTGCGCTGTTACGCCAGAAACTTTTCACAAAGATGTACTTGAAAATATAGGTCTATGCTGTAACGACTAG
- a CDS encoding glutathionylspermidine synthase family protein: protein MVYTKAVKEFQNIIEKNRDDYIKEYQHLKSQVAESPAIYKGEPIDFLYHPLYLSDEDLEQFKSLTDSLFGILSKVIDRYLKDENFRKHFPFEPTLETLILKDPGYSVNVPMARIDVFYHGAGKFQFCELNADGSSAMVEARELQRIIGESKAVQEHKKSHKITSFELFQSWFDALLKNYREFSTSEKLPNIAIIDYIEGDTPLEFIEFKKNFEKNRCPTVIADVRELEYRDGVLYHKDFPIDCVYRRAVTWEIIENEEKSKAFIDAYLDGNVCVVGPLRSQIIHNKVIFAVLHNEEITSFLTAQERTFIKKHIPYTAHFNVEDSALVDKVRNQKDLYVLKPMDKYAALGVYIGKDCTQDEWEEVINTVAVEGYLVQKFCNLPSKELAFFKEDGLDYINFNYMVGLFCYNQSFVGPYTRSGRKNLIGAVVESYIVPNFRISN, encoded by the coding sequence ATGGTATATACAAAAGCAGTTAAGGAATTTCAAAATATAATAGAAAAAAATAGAGATGACTATATAAAAGAGTACCAACATCTGAAATCTCAGGTTGCTGAATCTCCAGCTATTTATAAAGGGGAACCTATCGATTTTTTGTATCACCCACTATATTTATCTGATGAGGATTTAGAACAGTTTAAGAGCTTAACTGATAGTCTTTTTGGCATCTTATCAAAAGTTATTGATAGGTATTTAAAGGATGAAAATTTTAGAAAGCACTTTCCCTTTGAACCTACCTTAGAAACTCTCATTTTAAAAGACCCAGGGTACAGTGTAAATGTCCCTATGGCTCGTATTGATGTATTTTATCACGGTGCAGGCAAGTTTCAGTTTTGCGAGTTAAATGCCGATGGGTCCTCTGCCATGGTCGAGGCAAGAGAGTTACAAAGAATAATTGGAGAAAGTAAAGCTGTACAAGAACATAAAAAAAGCCACAAGATTACATCTTTTGAATTATTCCAAAGTTGGTTTGATGCTTTACTTAAAAACTACAGAGAATTTTCAACCTCTGAAAAATTACCCAATATAGCCATTATTGACTACATTGAAGGTGATACACCTCTAGAATTTATTGAGTTTAAAAAAAACTTCGAAAAAAACCGGTGTCCAACTGTTATAGCTGATGTAAGAGAGCTAGAATATAGAGATGGAGTGTTATACCATAAAGATTTCCCTATCGACTGTGTTTATAGAAGAGCAGTAACTTGGGAGATAATAGAAAATGAAGAGAAATCCAAAGCCTTCATAGATGCATACCTTGACGGTAATGTATGCGTGGTTGGGCCGCTGCGATCACAAATCATTCACAACAAAGTGATATTTGCTGTTTTGCATAATGAAGAAATCACGTCATTTCTTACAGCGCAAGAAAGAACCTTTATTAAAAAGCATATACCCTACACCGCACATTTTAACGTTGAGGATTCCGCTCTTGTAGATAAAGTTAGAAACCAAAAAGACCTTTATGTGCTAAAGCCAATGGATAAATATGCAGCCCTTGGTGTGTATATAGGGAAAGACTGCACTCAAGATGAATGGGAAGAAGTAATTAACACAGTAGCTGTAGAAGGTTACCTAGTGCAAAAGTTTTGTAACCTGCCTTCTAAAGAGCTAGCTTTTTTTAAAGAAGATGGACTAGATTATATTAACTTCAACTATATGGTGGGTTTGTTTTGTTATAACCAAAGTTTTGTAGGGCCATATACTAGATCAGGCAGGAAAAATTTGATAGGTGCTGTGGTCGAATCTTATATAGTTCCAAACTTTAGAATAAGTAATTAA
- a CDS encoding PHP domain-containing protein — protein sequence MRVYADYHTHTYYSHAKGSVEENVKSAIKANLKEIGIAEHGPKTLFVGVSAKRFEKIYREIELLRDKYPEIKILFNIEANLLDYDGNIDVPPSVRSKLDMLLLGFHPNIVPSSKGFGLVFNNLLSRKLGVRKEETRMLNTKSLINAIRKNSIDLITHPGHKIDVDTKELAKACAQTNTALEINCKHGLKVKDFVDIAKTEGVKFILSTDAHHPKEVGEFSKGIKIVNQLNIPNEMILNVEGGN from the coding sequence ATGCGTGTATATGCTGACTATCACACTCACACTTATTATAGTCATGCCAAGGGCAGCGTGGAGGAAAACGTTAAAAGTGCCATTAAGGCAAACTTAAAAGAAATAGGGATAGCTGAACATGGGCCTAAAACTTTGTTTGTAGGAGTTTCTGCTAAAAGGTTTGAAAAAATTTATCGAGAAATTGAGCTGCTCAGGGACAAATACCCTGAAATTAAGATACTTTTTAACATAGAAGCCAACCTTTTAGATTATGACGGAAATATAGATGTTCCACCATCAGTGCGCTCAAAGCTAGACATGCTACTTCTAGGGTTTCACCCTAACATTGTGCCCTCATCAAAGGGGTTTGGACTGGTTTTTAACAACCTCTTATCCAGAAAATTAGGTGTTAGAAAAGAAGAAACCCGCATGCTTAACACGAAAAGCTTGATCAACGCTATTAGGAAAAATAGCATTGACTTGATAACCCATCCAGGTCATAAAATTGATGTTGATACTAAGGAGCTAGCCAAGGCTTGTGCTCAAACTAATACCGCTCTTGAAATCAACTGTAAGCATGGATTGAAAGTAAAGGATTTTGTTGATATAGCAAAAACAGAGGGTGTTAAATTTATTTTAAGCACTGATGCTCATCATCCTAAAGAAGTTGGTGAATTTTCCAAAGGAATTAAGATAGTAAATCAGTTAAATATACCAAATGAAATGATTTTGAATGTGGAAGGAGGAAATTAG
- the rapZ gene encoding RNase adapter RapZ has protein sequence MKFVIITGMSGAGKTLALRSFEDMGYFCIDNLPPKLIPKFAEICKETDGEIEKVAIVVDIRGGKFFSGISKVLEDTKLNPTIVYLEATDDVLIRRFKETRRTHPLAPGGGRPIEGIAKEREQLALLREAANHIVDTSEFTGHQLSKAIKEKFQKGYPSFTVNVMSFGFRYGIPHDADLVFDVRFLPNPHYIQDLQPKTGDDKEVQQYVMKHKVAQDFLKKLEDMVNFLLPLYKDEGKAQVMIAIGCTGGKHRSVTLANILAEKFEENENVNLLHRDVTKGREKVER, from the coding sequence ATGAAATTTGTAATAATTACAGGAATGTCTGGAGCAGGTAAAACATTAGCACTACGCAGCTTTGAGGATATGGGATATTTTTGCATAGATAATTTACCACCTAAGCTGATTCCAAAATTTGCAGAAATATGTAAGGAAACTGATGGTGAGATTGAGAAAGTAGCGATAGTTGTAGATATCAGGGGAGGGAAGTTTTTTTCCGGTATTTCTAAGGTATTGGAAGATACAAAACTTAATCCCACTATAGTTTATTTAGAAGCAACAGATGATGTTTTGATTAGACGTTTTAAAGAAACCCGCAGAACACACCCGTTAGCCCCTGGTGGCGGTCGTCCTATAGAGGGAATCGCCAAGGAGAGAGAGCAGTTAGCACTGCTGCGTGAAGCAGCAAATCATATTGTGGATACTTCGGAATTTACTGGCCATCAATTGAGTAAAGCTATAAAAGAGAAGTTTCAAAAAGGCTATCCATCTTTTACCGTTAACGTAATGTCATTTGGCTTTCGGTATGGGATTCCCCATGATGCAGACTTAGTTTTTGATGTCAGGTTTTTGCCTAACCCACATTATATTCAAGACTTACAGCCCAAAACAGGTGATGATAAAGAAGTTCAACAGTATGTTATGAAGCACAAAGTGGCACAAGATTTTCTAAAAAAGCTAGAAGATATGGTGAATTTTTTACTGCCTTTATATAAAGATGAGGGTAAGGCTCAAGTTATGATAGCTATTGGGTGTACCGGAGGAAAGCATAGGTCTGTGACTTTGGCTAATATTTTAGCAGAAAAATTTGAAGAAAATGAGAATGTAAATCTGTTACATAGGGATGTTACTAAAGGAAGGGAGAAAGTTGAAAGGTAA
- a CDS encoding gluconeogenesis factor YvcK family protein: protein MGRFSKWFYPGLSVKRWVIVLSISILGLSAGVALIAVAVEQLQDRTRSLASQFLNFLGDYALVLAGLVIIFSLVVMVISIVKINRNITGVFTGKQKKIVDTMYTKAQLSRGPNIVVFGGGTGLSMLLRGLKKYSTNITAVVTVADDGGSSGKIRGDMGVLPPGDIRNCLVALADTESYLEIIIQHRFTIDELKEHNLGNLILASLAQKIGFVNAIKELGKVLAVRGRVYPATLEPTISLRAKFKDGTEVVGETKIAQENKQIKKISIIPDKAEPLPETLQAIENADAIILGPGSLYTSIIPHFLVDGISDAIKNAKAPVYYICNVMTQKGETLNYTASDHIKALENHSVKNIADYIVLNNKKISDKHAKIYKELDNAEPVKIDEKRLKEKGVITLQEDLLEDDEMQVRHSSAKLAKFILGHLIKQDYRNKSFIDHYLLDKKLNEVEQNR from the coding sequence ATGGGGCGTTTTAGTAAATGGTTTTACCCAGGTTTGTCGGTAAAAAGGTGGGTAATTGTTTTATCGATTTCTATATTGGGTTTGTCTGCAGGAGTAGCTTTAATCGCTGTTGCTGTGGAGCAACTACAGGATAGAACGAGAAGTTTAGCTTCACAGTTTCTAAATTTTTTAGGGGACTATGCTCTGGTTTTAGCTGGACTAGTCATTATATTTAGTTTGGTTGTAATGGTAATTTCTATAGTAAAAATTAACCGTAATATAACTGGGGTGTTTACCGGCAAGCAAAAAAAGATTGTTGATACTATGTACACCAAGGCTCAGCTTTCAAGAGGACCGAATATTGTTGTCTTCGGTGGTGGGACTGGGCTGTCTATGCTTTTAAGAGGGTTAAAGAAGTACTCCACAAATATAACAGCGGTTGTAACTGTTGCTGATGATGGGGGGAGCTCTGGTAAGATACGTGGCGACATGGGTGTTTTGCCCCCAGGAGATATCCGCAACTGTTTAGTTGCACTAGCAGATACCGAGAGTTATTTAGAAATTATCATACAACATCGATTTACAATAGATGAGCTAAAGGAACATAACTTAGGGAATCTTATTTTAGCCTCTTTAGCTCAGAAGATAGGATTTGTTAATGCTATAAAAGAGTTGGGCAAAGTATTAGCGGTAAGAGGCAGGGTTTACCCAGCTACCTTAGAACCGACAATTTCTTTGCGAGCAAAATTTAAAGATGGCACGGAAGTGGTTGGCGAAACAAAAATAGCTCAGGAGAATAAACAGATAAAAAAGATTTCGATTATTCCCGATAAAGCAGAACCTTTGCCGGAGACTTTGCAGGCTATAGAGAATGCTGATGCAATAATCTTAGGCCCTGGCAGCTTATATACTAGTATTATTCCCCACTTTTTAGTGGATGGGATTTCTGACGCAATCAAAAATGCTAAAGCGCCAGTATATTACATTTGTAACGTAATGACCCAAAAAGGAGAAACGCTAAATTACACTGCGTCGGATCATATAAAAGCACTGGAAAACCATAGTGTTAAGAATATAGCTGATTATATCGTGCTAAATAACAAAAAAATATCAGATAAGCATGCTAAAATTTACAAAGAACTTGATAACGCAGAACCAGTTAAAATAGATGAAAAGAGGCTAAAAGAAAAAGGTGTAATTACCTTGCAAGAAGATCTTTTAGAAGATGATGAAATGCAGGTTCGCCATAGTTCTGCAAAATTAGCAAAATTTATTTTAGGGCACTTAATAAAGCAAGACTATAGAAATAAAAGCTTTATAGATCACTATTTGCTAGATAAAAAGTTAAATGAAGTAGAACAGAATAGGTAG
- the whiA gene encoding DNA-binding protein WhiA, protein MSFASSVKNELCRNNYEQCCIKAELAALCLINGSVQINSKQGIVLHVSTENATIAKRMFNLIKSAFGISGQIFVKKKKKLKKNNSYLVQVSGQENVEDLLKELCLLESNRGVKDRIHEQLLKKSCCKRAFLRGSFLASGSVNNPETSSYHAEISLNSESQCDYLIELCAQFGLEVKKTSRKKYFLLYIKDSDIIVDFLNVIGAHNALLSFENTRVYKEMRNNVNRVVNCETANLNKTVDAAQKQIENINLIDRYIGLDNIPQQLQEVAYMRLKDSSLSLKEIGEGINPPVGKSGINHRFKKIEKIANSIRAKSKPKN, encoded by the coding sequence ATGTCTTTTGCATCCTCCGTAAAAAACGAACTTTGTAGAAATAATTATGAACAATGCTGCATTAAGGCAGAGCTAGCTGCCCTTTGTTTGATTAACGGTTCTGTTCAAATTAACTCAAAACAAGGTATCGTACTTCATGTATCCACCGAAAATGCCACTATTGCCAAAAGAATGTTCAACCTTATAAAAAGTGCTTTTGGTATTTCCGGACAGATTTTTGTAAAAAAGAAAAAAAAATTAAAAAAGAATAATAGCTATCTTGTGCAAGTTAGCGGCCAGGAAAACGTAGAAGATTTACTTAAGGAGTTATGCTTGCTAGAAAGTAACCGAGGTGTTAAAGACAGAATTCACGAGCAATTGTTGAAGAAAAGCTGCTGTAAAAGGGCGTTTTTGCGAGGAAGCTTTTTGGCATCTGGCTCGGTAAATAACCCAGAAACTTCTTCATATCATGCGGAAATATCCTTAAACTCAGAAAGCCAATGTGATTATTTAATAGAGTTATGTGCGCAATTTGGTCTTGAAGTAAAAAAAACATCAAGGAAAAAATATTTTCTCCTTTATATAAAAGATAGCGATATCATAGTAGACTTTTTAAATGTAATAGGGGCTCATAATGCGCTTTTGTCCTTTGAAAATACAAGGGTATACAAGGAAATGCGTAATAACGTTAATAGGGTTGTTAACTGCGAAACTGCAAACCTTAACAAAACAGTGGACGCTGCTCAAAAACAGATAGAAAACATTAATCTTATTGATAGATATATAGGTTTAGACAATATACCGCAGCAATTACAAGAAGTTGCGTATATGAGACTTAAAGACTCATCTTTAAGTCTTAAAGAAATCGGTGAGGGAATAAATCCACCCGTTGGCAAATCAGGCATCAATCACCGGTTTAAAAAGATAGAAAAAATAGCCAACTCTATCCGAGCTAAAAGCAAGCCCAAGAATTAA
- a CDS encoding HPr family phosphocarrier protein, whose amino-acid sequence MVEKKSKVNLKTGLHARPAALFVQQASKFASDIKLIKEDIDVNAKSIMGIMAMALSKGSEVTICAEGPDEKEAVEALIELLEKETI is encoded by the coding sequence TTGGTTGAAAAGAAAAGTAAAGTGAATCTAAAGACAGGTTTACATGCTAGACCTGCTGCTTTGTTTGTACAACAAGCAAGTAAGTTTGCCAGCGACATTAAGCTTATAAAGGAAGACATAGATGTAAATGCAAAAAGTATTATGGGTATAATGGCGATGGCTTTAAGTAAGGGGAGCGAAGTTACTATTTGTGCAGAAGGTCCAGATGAAAAAGAAGCGGTTGAAGCGCTTATTGAATTACTAGAAAAGGAAACCATATAA
- the rpmE gene encoding 50S ribosomal protein L31 codes for MKSGIHPKYQKTTISCACGNSIETGSTRQNLKVEICSSCHPFYTGVKKVVDSAGRIELFQRKYKREK; via the coding sequence ATGAAAAGCGGTATTCATCCAAAGTACCAAAAAACTACTATCTCATGTGCCTGTGGCAATAGTATTGAAACAGGTTCCACAAGACAAAATCTAAAGGTGGAAATTTGCTCTAGTTGCCATCCTTTCTACACAGGTGTTAAAAAAGTAGTTGATAGTGCTGGTCGTATTGAGTTATTCCAAAGAAAGTATAAAAGAGAGAAGTAA
- the rpoN gene encoding RNA polymerase factor sigma-54 — protein sequence MRLDFGLEMQQAQKLMMTPQLQQAINILQMSSIELNEFILEEMEKNPVLEVNDEGERQPEGLKEENTKEKEKEKEEVDWEEYFAHDTTSYENNLAYSKDNEKDSFETYTSSEPTLLDYFEEHLLFYKLTETEKKIGEYIIGSLNDSGYLTTTIKDISRNLSVDSESVVKVLNIIQQLEPGIAARDLKESLLLQTLYRLDAPELTNVVIENYLELVAQMKIKRLSEVLEVSTAHCQRIVDYIKSLNPRPGLLFASMNDNRYIQPDATVLDIEGDYVVLVNDNLVPSLQINGYYKSLLSKGSGKEKEFVKGSLNAASYLIKAIEQRKNTLRNVVEYIVEYQKPFFQNGIKYLKPLRLKDVAEELEIHESTVSRATSSKSVETPRGIFQLKYFFNNSLSGGIEGQSTAGIKQQILDMINKEDPTKPLSDQKIADTLNTKGIEISRRTVAKYRVENKIPSSSKRKRYAAN from the coding sequence ATGAGATTAGACTTTGGTTTAGAGATGCAACAAGCGCAAAAGTTGATGATGACTCCCCAACTGCAGCAAGCTATCAATATCCTACAGATGTCTTCTATAGAATTAAATGAATTTATTTTAGAGGAAATGGAAAAAAACCCAGTACTTGAGGTTAACGATGAAGGTGAGCGTCAGCCTGAAGGGTTAAAAGAAGAAAACACAAAGGAAAAAGAAAAGGAAAAAGAAGAAGTAGATTGGGAAGAATACTTTGCCCATGACACTACATCTTATGAAAACAACCTTGCATATAGCAAGGATAATGAAAAGGATTCCTTTGAGACATATACAAGTAGTGAGCCTACGTTGTTAGATTATTTTGAAGAGCACCTTTTGTTTTATAAACTGACAGAGACAGAAAAAAAGATAGGTGAATATATAATCGGAAGCCTAAATGATAGCGGCTACTTAACAACGACAATTAAAGATATTTCCCGGAACCTATCAGTTGATTCTGAATCAGTTGTAAAAGTGCTAAATATTATCCAACAGCTAGAGCCTGGAATAGCTGCTCGGGATCTTAAAGAATCCTTACTGCTTCAAACTCTTTATAGACTTGACGCACCAGAGCTAACCAACGTTGTGATTGAAAACTATCTTGAGCTTGTTGCACAAATGAAAATTAAAAGACTTTCAGAGGTGTTAGAAGTATCCACGGCTCATTGCCAAAGAATAGTTGATTATATCAAAAGTCTAAATCCACGTCCGGGTCTGCTTTTTGCATCTATGAATGATAATAGATATATCCAACCAGATGCTACGGTACTTGATATTGAGGGGGACTATGTAGTACTAGTAAATGATAACCTAGTACCCTCGTTACAGATAAATGGTTATTATAAGTCCTTGCTAAGCAAGGGTTCAGGTAAGGAAAAAGAGTTTGTGAAAGGCTCTTTAAACGCAGCATCGTACTTAATTAAAGCTATTGAGCAAAGAAAGAACACTTTAAGAAATGTTGTGGAGTATATTGTAGAATACCAAAAGCCCTTTTTCCAAAACGGCATAAAATACTTAAAGCCTTTAAGACTAAAAGATGTTGCGGAAGAGCTAGAGATCCATGAATCTACAGTAAGTAGAGCCACTTCATCTAAATCTGTGGAGACACCCCGAGGTATTTTCCAGCTTAAGTACTTCTTTAATAACTCTTTAAGTGGTGGTATCGAGGGACAATCTACAGCAGGTATTAAACAACAAATTTTGGACATGATTAATAAAGAGGATCCCACCAAGCCGTTAAGCGATCAAAAAATTGCTGATACACTTAATACTAAAGGTATAGAGATTTCCCGTAGAACTGTTGCTAAATACAGAGTAGAAAACAAAATACCCTCATCATCAAAGCGCAAAAGATATGCAGCAAACTAG
- a CDS encoding HD domain-containing protein, translating to MLYRVKQFFKSFNAKVSEKEINWIRNNLTASEQKIFFKLPTYEQRHSIDVALTVKERTGQLDERQAKLLIRAALLHDVGKINTGLNPITKSISVIFDIFNKQKKVPKKPRFLQGYYLHPYFSVEILKNEGIQDEELLYLIGNHHNNTEIEKNYLLKVLMDSDGEN from the coding sequence ATGTTATATAGGGTAAAACAGTTTTTTAAAAGTTTTAACGCCAAAGTTAGTGAAAAGGAAATAAACTGGATAAGAAACAACCTTACAGCTTCTGAACAAAAGATATTTTTTAAGCTCCCTACCTATGAACAAAGGCATAGCATAGACGTGGCGCTTACCGTAAAGGAAAGAACAGGGCAGCTAGATGAAAGACAGGCTAAACTTCTTATAAGGGCTGCCCTGCTTCATGATGTGGGCAAAATTAATACCGGCTTAAATCCCATCACAAAATCAATATCAGTAATATTTGATATTTTTAATAAACAAAAAAAAGTTCCTAAAAAGCCTCGGTTTCTACAGGGTTATTATTTGCATCCCTACTTCTCAGTTGAGATCTTAAAAAATGAAGGCATACAGGACGAAGAGCTTTTATATCTGATTGGCAATCATCACAACAACACAGAAATTGAAAAGAATTATTTGTTAAAAGTTTTAATGGACAGTGACGGAGAAAATTAA